CACGGAGCGCATGGCTATCTCATTCATCAATTCTTCTCACCCTTAATCAACAATAGAACGGACGAATACGGTGGAAGTTTTGAGCATAGAATTCGCTTTTTACTTGAAATTGTTGATGCCATTCAACCCTTGTTAACAACTCAGAGTTTATGGGTTAGAATTTCAGCAACCGATTGGGCCGACGGCGGTTGGACAATTGAAGAAAGCGTTGAGCTCGCTAAAATATTACAAGAAAAAGGAGTTGAAGTGATTGATGTAAGTACAGGCGGTGGTGTAAGAGAGCAGAAAATCACAACGGGACCTAATTATCAAGTGCCTTTTGCTGCACAAATTAAAAACAATACAACTTTGGTCGTGGGAGCTGTTGGAGAAATCAAAACAGGGCCACAAGCCGAAACTATTTTACAACAAAACGAAGCGGATTTGATTTTTATCGCCCGTGAGTTTTTACGAGATCCTCATTTTGTTATGACAGCATCACGCCAACTCCAAGTTGAGATTCCGTGGGCTCCCCAATATGAGAGAGGAAAAGAATAATTAAATTTTACAACTATATTCAATGAATAAAAGCTTATTAGCCCTAGCTGTTGGTGGATTAGCCATCGGTATGACCGAATTTTCGATGATGGGTCTTTTGCCTGAAATCGCTAAGGACTTACAAATATCCATTCCAAAAGCAGGAAACTTTATATCAACCTATGCCCTTGGTGTGGTCGTTGGTGCACCATTATTGGTTATGTCATCCAACAAATTTGCTCCACACAAAGTATTAATGGCCTTGATGCTATTGTTTTCCGTTTTCCACGTGCTTTTTGTACTATCTCCTTCCTACCCTACTCTTATAGCAA
The window above is part of the Myroides odoratus DSM 2801 genome. Proteins encoded here:
- a CDS encoding NADH:flavin oxidoreductase/NADH oxidase codes for the protein MSQLFSPLQLKHHTLKNRIIVSPMCQYTATDGFATDWHLVHLGQFATGQAAAIIQEATAVVPEGRITYGDLGIWSDEHIAKLQQITQFIREQNCIPGIQLAHAGRKASCEKPWISRDQIAPDHQNGWQTVGPSTIPFHAKDHPPVALTKAEIQETVEAFKQAALRAIQAGYEIIELHGAHGYLIHQFFSPLINNRTDEYGGSFEHRIRFLLEIVDAIQPLLTTQSLWVRISATDWADGGWTIEESVELAKILQEKGVEVIDVSTGGGVREQKITTGPNYQVPFAAQIKNNTTLVVGAVGEIKTGPQAETILQQNEADLIFIAREFLRDPHFVMTASRQLQVEIPWAPQYERGKE